A segment of the Erythrobacter sp. F6033 genome:
GGGGGCTTGGGATCCCTTACTTCCCAGGCGACGAGCCTGTTGATCTTCGCGCGATCGGTTCCGCTTTGCACGACCATGTCGCTGATCTACCCGCAGAACTTGTCGAAACCGAGCTTTGCCTTGAACTCGGACGCTTTCTGGTCGGTCAGGCAGGTGTTTATCTCTGCCGTGTCATCGACCGTAAGGAGAGCCACGGCACTACCTACCTTGTGACCGATGGCGGTTTGCACCACCAACTCGCTGCGTCGGGCAATTTCGGCACGGTTGTGCGCCGCAATTATCCCGTCGCGATCGCAAGCCGTTTCGATGCCGAAGCGGACGATGTGGTTAACGTTGTCGGGTGCTTGTGCACGCCGCTCGACAGGCTTGCTGATCTGGCCCATTTGCCGCGCGCAGACGTTGGCGATCTTGTCGCAGTGTTTTGTGCAGGTGCCTATGGAGCGACCTCTTCACCCTCGGCATTCTTGGGTCATGGGGCAGCGGAAGAGCTGCTGATCTAGGTTTACGTTAACGCCTGTTAAACCTCTGTCCCGAAACGGGATAGAAGGTGAAATCAGGCGATATCACTAATATTATGTTCACCATTTTCAGCCAGAGAGATCGGGTCATTCGCGTGCCCCGGTACAGCAGGTCGCTCCTGCATCCACGTATCGAGGCCCGCCGAACCAAGGCCAAGGATACGTATCGATGCTTAATTCGCTGTCTCTCACCCGCCTCGCTACCATTGCTGTAGCTCCCATCGCGTTAGCCGCGTGCGCTGGCGGGCCGAGCACACAACTTCCTGCTGCGACATTCTCTACAGGAGGCGTCGAGGCGCCGACCGAAGACTATATTCTCGGTCCGCTGGATCAGATCACTGTCCATGTTTGGCGCAATCCTGAACTGTCGGCTGAAGACATTCAGGTGCGTCCCGATGGCCGCATCACAATTCCGCTGGTTCAGGATATGGTCGCCGTTGGCAAGACACCGACCCAGTTGCAGGACGACATCAAGGAATCGCTGAGCGAGTATATCGAGCAGCCGATCGTTTCGGTTATCGTGAACGAGTTCAACGGCGCTCTCCCTCAACAAATCCGCATTACCGGCGCGGGCGCAGAGCCAGCTGCTCTTGCATACCGTGCAAACATGACAGTGCTTGATGCGATGATCGCAGTGGGCGGTCTGGGTGAGTTTGCTGCGGGCAACCGGGCGACCCTTACTCGCTACGAAACTGAGCTCGGCGAGAACAAGACGTACCGACTGCGCCTAAAGGATCTCCTGAACAAAGGTGATGCCACCGCCAACGTCGCGCTGAAACCGGGCGATACCATTTCCATTCCGGAGAGCCGTTTCTAACGGGCGCGCTGATATATGAACGAGATTATCGAAGAACTGCGCACAGCGCTCTACTCGGTCTGGCACAGGCGCTGGATTGCGATTGCTGTCGCCTGGGGCATTTGCCTGCTTGGCTGGCTTGCAGTTTCCACCATCCCAAACTCCTACGAATCGAAAGCGCGCATCTACGTTGACGTTGATGATGTGCTTTCGGAGCAGCTGGGCTTGGCAGGCGACGGCCGCGAAGAGATCATGAAGGTTCGCCAGACTCTGGTGAGCACGAAAAACCTCAAGAAGGTTATCAGTTCGACCAAGCTCGGCGAGGAAATCACCGAAGCGACCCAGATGGACTCTGCGGTGGCCGACCTTGCCGAACGGGTAGAAGTCACCAGTCAACAGGACAACCTGTTCGAAATCGTGGCGACAGTGGGCAAAAGCCGTTTGTCAGACGCGGAAAACGCGGTGCTTGCGCGTAATGTCGTACAAAAGCTGCTGGATATTTTCCGTGAGGAACACATCTCCGGCAACCGCGCGAGCATCAACGGTGCGATTGCCGAGCTTGATGATCAACTCGAGGAGCGCAAAGCGGAACTCGAAGCCGCCGAACAGCGACGGCTAGCATTTGAAGCGCAATACCCTGACCTGATTGGTGGTTCGGAAACGCTTTCGACCAAAATCCAGCAGGCGCGCACAGAATTGCGCGATATTGATGCTGATCTCGCCGCAGCAACCAGCTCGCTGGCATCTGTAAGCAGCCAGCTCGCAAGCACGCCGCGTACGATCGCGGGCGGCGCGAATGCCACCGGACCTCGCGCGGCATTGCTACAAGCGCAAAGCCAGCTTGCCGAGCTTCGCGGACGCGGCCTGAAAGACGGCCACCCGGATGTGATCGCGACAACCAAACAAGTTGTTTTGCTGCGTCAGCAGGTTGAACGGGCTGGTCCAGACGATGCCGGTGGTACGCCTAATCAGGCATATTCATCGCTTTTGGCTATTCGTTCGGATCGTCAGGCATCTGTTGAAGCGCTTCAGGCACGCCGCGCGGCTCTTCAGTCGACAATTGCCTCGCTCATGGCCAGCCAAGCGAGCGAACCGGAAGTCGCCGCAGAAGCAAACCGCATCAGCCGCGATTATGAGGTGCTTCAGAAAAACTATGAAGATCGCCTCCAGGATCGCGAAGAGCTGCGGACCCGCGGCAACGTCGTCGACGAGACAAGCCAGTACAAATTCGATCTGATTGACCCACCTGTCGTGCCTCAGAAGCCAGCGGCGCCGAACCGTCCGTTGCTTTTGCTCGGCGTGTTGATCGTTGGTCTCGGTGGCGGTGCTGCTGCGGCGTATGGTTTGGGTCAATTCAAATCGAGCTTTGCAACGCCGCAAAAGCTGGAACGTACTTTTGATATGCCGGTGATCGGGTCAGTTTCGCTCACCATTTCCGAAACCGCGCGTGCGCTTAAGCGGCGCCGCTTCAAACAATTCGCCGGGGCCTGTGCTGGTCTGGTCGGAGTGTTCGTCATTCTGCTCGCGATCGAGGTTGTCTCGGTCGGAACAGTGGCGTGATCGGGCTCGGAGGAAACAGAACATGACCGAACAGAGCAAGATCAACAAAGACACCGCAAAACGCGCTTCTCTTTTGGAGCGTGCCGACCGTGTATTTGGATTGGACGACCTTGGCCCGGCCAAGGTGCCTAGCAACCTGCCGAAACCAAGCCGGCCTGTCGTTCCACCGCAACCAGTGGCCAAACAGCCTGTTGCGGTTCCAGCTTCGCAAATTCCTGTTGCGGCAGCTTCTGCACAGCCTGTTCCACAACCAGCGTCTGAACCTCAGCCAGAGCCAGCCGTCGCTTTGTCGGGTCCGTATCACGACATCGAACGCTGGAATCTGAAAGATGCAGGTCTGATCGTGCCAGAGGATCCGGTCACGGCGCTGCTCGAAGAATTCCGCATTGTTAAGCGCGACATTATTGCCGACGCACGGGCCAGACGGGACTCAAAACAGCGCCGCATTCTGGTGTGTTCACCGCATCAGGGCGAAGGCAAAACCTTCTGCGCTATCAATCTTGCAATCGCACTTGCAGCGGAGCGAGATGTGGAAGTCTTGCTCGTCGATGCCGATGTAATCCGTCCTTCCGTGGCCAATCGCCTCGGGCTGGAGGTGCAGCGCGGTTTGATGGATGCGCTCGCAAACCCTTCTTTGCGTCCTGAGAAACTCGCGATCCAGACAGACATTGATGGTCTGTTTGTTCTGCCTGCCGGCGCGACGGGCCCCAACGATGCGGAATATCTTGCAAGCGAACGTACTGGCGAGATTTTGGACCGCCTCACGCGCGGTGCACCCAATCGCTACGTCATTTTCGATACACCGCCAGCGCTGGCCGCTTCTGCTGCGGCGGAACTGGCGTCTCATGTTGGTCAGACCGTTCTTGTGGTTCGTGCCGATGAAACCAGCCGGGCCGCGCTGGAAGACGCGCAGCAGCTGCTGTCGGCCTGCCAGAATATCAAACTGTTGCTCAACGCAACCCACTTCAGTCCATCCGGTCGCCGCTTCGGCGATTACGGCGAAAGGGAGGAATGATCATGAAGAGCATTCGCACCTGCTTACTCATCGGAGCGTTCGGCGCTCTTGTTCCAGCCACAGCTTACGCTCAGGAAGCGGAAGCAGAGGAGGCGCCTCGCGTTGTCTCTGTTCAGCCGTATATTGAGGTCAATCAAATCCTCTCCGCCGAGCTGCAACCCGGCAATGACGTTGTTACTTTCACTCAGATCGCCACAGGCGTTGATGTGAATGCGCAAGGCCGCAACAGCGGAGCATCGGTTTCGGTGCGCTATGAGCGCAACATCAGTTACGGCGATGACAATGTTGATACGAACACCGTGAGCGGCATCGCGCGCGGTTATGTATCACTGATCCCGCGCGCGCTGACATTTGAAGCTGGCGGTCTTGCCAGCCGCACCCGAGTTGACGGGGGCGGGGCGGTTTCGCCCAATCCGCAGGCAAGCGAAGATGCGGCTAGCCAACTCTACAGCGTTTATGCTGGACCAAGCCTGAGCACTCAGGTTGGATCAGTCGAAGTGTCGGGCCTTGCCCGCGTTGGCTACAACCGCTTCGAAGCAGACAACACCGTGTTCGACCAGAACGGCGATCCAGTCGACGTGTTTGACGACAGTGTGACCTACAACGCTCAATTGCGGGCGGGAACGCGCGCTGGCGATCCATTGCCAGTCGGCGTCGGCGTCACAGGCGGCTTCTATCAGGAAGATATCTCCAACCTCGATCAGCGGGTTCGCGACGTATATGTTCGCGGCGACGTAACTTTGCCGGTTACGGATTCGCTCGCACTGGTCGGCGGCGTTGGATACGAAAACGTCGAAGTGTCGAGCCGCGATGCTCTTCGCGATGTGAACGGCGATCTGGTTCGCGATGCTTCCGGACGCCTTGTCACAGACGAAGCGTCACCGCGCATCCTTGCTTTTGATGTCGATGGTTTGCTTTGGGATGTGGGCGCGCTCTGGCGTCCAAGCTCGC
Coding sequences within it:
- a CDS encoding AAA family ATPase, which translates into the protein MTEQSKINKDTAKRASLLERADRVFGLDDLGPAKVPSNLPKPSRPVVPPQPVAKQPVAVPASQIPVAAASAQPVPQPASEPQPEPAVALSGPYHDIERWNLKDAGLIVPEDPVTALLEEFRIVKRDIIADARARRDSKQRRILVCSPHQGEGKTFCAINLAIALAAERDVEVLLVDADVIRPSVANRLGLEVQRGLMDALANPSLRPEKLAIQTDIDGLFVLPAGATGPNDAEYLASERTGEILDRLTRGAPNRYVIFDTPPALAASAAAELASHVGQTVLVVRADETSRAALEDAQQLLSACQNIKLLLNATHFSPSGRRFGDYGEREE
- a CDS encoding XrtA system polysaccharide chain length determinant, with the translated sequence MNEIIEELRTALYSVWHRRWIAIAVAWGICLLGWLAVSTIPNSYESKARIYVDVDDVLSEQLGLAGDGREEIMKVRQTLVSTKNLKKVISSTKLGEEITEATQMDSAVADLAERVEVTSQQDNLFEIVATVGKSRLSDAENAVLARNVVQKLLDIFREEHISGNRASINGAIAELDDQLEERKAELEAAEQRRLAFEAQYPDLIGGSETLSTKIQQARTELRDIDADLAAATSSLASVSSQLASTPRTIAGGANATGPRAALLQAQSQLAELRGRGLKDGHPDVIATTKQVVLLRQQVERAGPDDAGGTPNQAYSSLLAIRSDRQASVEALQARRAALQSTIASLMASQASEPEVAAEANRISRDYEVLQKNYEDRLQDREELRTRGNVVDETSQYKFDLIDPPVVPQKPAAPNRPLLLLGVLIVGLGGGAAAAYGLGQFKSSFATPQKLERTFDMPVIGSVSLTISETARALKRRRFKQFAGACAGLVGVFVILLAIEVVSVGTVA
- a CDS encoding preprotein translocase subunit YajC, yielding MKSIRTCLLIGAFGALVPATAYAQEAEAEEAPRVVSVQPYIEVNQILSAELQPGNDVVTFTQIATGVDVNAQGRNSGASVSVRYERNISYGDDNVDTNTVSGIARGYVSLIPRALTFEAGGLASRTRVDGGGAVSPNPQASEDAASQLYSVYAGPSLSTQVGSVEVSGLARVGYNRFEADNTVFDQNGDPVDVFDDSVTYNAQLRAGTRAGDPLPVGVGVTGGFYQEDISNLDQRVRDVYVRGDVTLPVTDSLALVGGVGYENVEVSSRDALRDVNGDLVRDASGRLVTDEASPRILAFDVDGLLWDVGALWRPSSRTSLAASVGRRYDSTTYYGSFSYAPSSRSSFNVNVYDGVSGFGGRLNNALADLGTDFDVLRNPVSGDFGGLVSGQEGSGLVNSLGSVRSSAFRGRGVNASYQRNIGTATAVIGAGYDRREFIGAAGTVLEAVDGVIDESYYIAGGINRPIGRSATFAANAYVNWFDSGTDNGDATGFGASAAYGRSLTNKLTARAAVSVDYIDSDFTVEDFATATALLGLRYNF
- a CDS encoding XrtA/PEP-CTERM system exopolysaccharide export protein — its product is MLNSLSLTRLATIAVAPIALAACAGGPSTQLPAATFSTGGVEAPTEDYILGPLDQITVHVWRNPELSAEDIQVRPDGRITIPLVQDMVAVGKTPTQLQDDIKESLSEYIEQPIVSVIVNEFNGALPQQIRITGAGAEPAALAYRANMTVLDAMIAVGGLGEFAAGNRATLTRYETELGENKTYRLRLKDLLNKGDATANVALKPGDTISIPESRF